accccTCCGTTTTCAGAGCAGGAAGCTGAGACTCCAAGAGGCTGCTAACCTCGGGCCGGAACCGGGTCTCTCTGATGCCAGGCCCTGGCTTGCACCGACCACATTGTCCTGGAATTCTTTGTTTACAGCTCGCCTTCCCCTCTGGGCTGCAGAAGGCCCTGAGTCCCAttcatggttttattttactCCCAGGGTCGCCTGTGTCAAAACCTGCCTGAGGAGCGAATGAATGAATGCGCCTTCCAAGgaagcctcctccccaccttccGGGCCCAGTTCACGCCCTATTTGGTTCCTCCAGGTCTTGCTGGAATGGGAGGGGGCTGGACTGAGGAATTTCAAGCCGCCTGAGGGtccagagagggggaggggggggaagcGAAAGTGAAGGGAGCAGGAGCCCCTGTGAGGAGgcgcagacagggaaggaaatcTCCCGGTAATAATTCATCGGCTCAGGAAGCAGCAGCTTGGCCTGGGGCTGTGTGTGGGGCTGGCCCTGCAGGGAGGGGGCCTCGcagcctccttctcctccttcccaaaACCCAGCCTGGCTGGGGTCACGGTCAAATGAAGGGGGGAGAGCCAGGTGTGGGAACAGACCTTCCTGAAGATCCTAGAGCCTGAAGACTTCAGGGACTGCTCTCCCAGCAGCcagctccccatctctcccccatTCTGGCCTGGGTCTGGGAGCCAGGAATGCACAGCatggcagggctgggaggcaTCGTCAAGAAAATTGATGCCCAGAAGGAAGATGGAGCTGAAACGCACCTAGAAACCTTCCGACTTCACTCCCTGTGCTCTCTCTGCCCCATGGGCTGCCATTTGGGCTAAAGAGAAAGTTATTGTCAAGGCCAAGCAAATACAGGCTTGGCCGGTCCCCAGGATGGAGCTGGGAAAGGGGCATGAGCAACCTGGGGACCCCAACAACCATCATCTGCTCAGTAATTCTTCCCAGGGCCTCTGGGGAAGGGGACATGTCAGATGTCAGGCTGAACAATCTAAGGtttccagaaggaaagaaggcaTTGAGGGAAGatatttccccccaccccctctccttaAGTGTGAGTTTTTTGAGGGGGTGGTGTTGGCACTTCAAGCAGAGGGAAGGGGAGTGTGTGGATTTGGAGCCAGGGAGGCTGCTGCAGTCCAGGATGGGATTGTGGGGAGTAAGGGAGAGAAACTTGTATTTTACTGGGGTGGAGACAGGACAGGGGTGATAGTGGGTCCCAAACAGGCTGGGACCACTGCCCTCACTCACCCTGAAGGCCAGAGCTCTCTTATCTGTAAATCAGGGGTTCTTCCCCACAACTTCAGCAGAGGAAAGTAAAGATCAAGTAAAGCACTCAGCACTGTGTCTGGCACAACCGTTTTGGTGGTAGCCTCAACCAAATGTCAACCCTGTGAAAGCAAAGAGTTTGTTTTCTTCACATTTCTATTCTTATCTAAAACCATGCCTGGCAGAGCAGggacccaataaatatttgttgaataaatggagtTACTGgcgtttgtgtgttttgtttttgttttgattttttttttttttttaaagtttgtcgtCAGGGATGTGACACCATCGAGTCCTTATTTGGAAAGTTTATAGTGTTTCTCCAACTGTCCTCCACTGACAGCACCATCCTGTACATAATGCACAATCCTGGGTCGGCTGAATCAGATTGGGGGGAATCCGGGAATTTATCAAGTCAAAAGCCCCCCCTTCCTTAATTCTTACACGAAAGTTGCAGAACCACAGTATTAGAATTTGAGGGAGGAAAAACCCGAGTTAAGGTTTCTCTACAATCTTCTTTtcgaatgaggaaactgaagccaggAAAGGAGAAGGGACCTGCCCGCAGCGTCCCAGCGGTCTAGGCTTAAGATGAGTCCGGATCTGGGCACAGCCCACTCCACCCACCCAACCCACCCCAACCCCCGACTTTTACCCTGCTCGCCCGCGGGTATCCAGAGACTTCAGGGCGGGCCACCAGCTCGCGGGCCGCTTTCAACCTGGGGAACTGGGGAGAAGGGCCCGTAGCCATTGGCCGGGGCGCGGCGGGCGCCTCCCCATTGGCCAGGGCggagcccccccgccccggccgggGCGGCCTCGGGACTGGCCCCTCCCTCGGCTATAAGGCGGTGGCCGGCTGAGCCGTGGGAGCGCGCGGGAGCGCACGGCGGGGCGCGGCAGACGCTGGGGCGCTGGGCACCAAGGGAAGCGGCCGGCCGCCCATGGCGTTCGCGCTGCTGCGCCCCGTCGGCGCGCACGTGCTGTACCCGGACGTGCGGCTACTGAGCGAGGACGAGGAGAACCGCAGCGAGAGCGACGCCTCCGACCAGTCGTTCGGCTGCTGCGAGGGACTGGAGGCGGCACGGCGCGGcccgggccccgggggcgggcggcgggcggccaGCAGCGCGGGCCCGGTGGTGGTGGTGCGACAGCGGCAGGCGGCCAACGCGCGGGAGCGGGACCGCACGCAGAGCGTGAACACGGCCTTCACGGCGCTGCGCACGCTCATCCCCACCGAGCCGGTGGACCGCAAGCTATCCAAGATCGAGACGCTGCGCTTGGCGTCCAGCTACATCGCGCACCTGGCCAACGTGCTGCTGCTGGGCGACGCGGCCGACGACGGGCAGCCGTGCTTCCGAGCGGCGGGCACCGCCAAGAGCGCGGTCCCAGCCGCCCCCGACGGTGGCCGCCAGCCGCGTTCCATCTGCACCTTCTGCCTCAGCAACCAGCGCAAGGGGGTGAGTGCGCGCGGCGCCCCAGTACTGCGGCCGCAGGGTCAGGGAACGGGCTTCTTACCGAGCAAAAGAGGGGCCAAGACCCCAATGAAGAGAGGGGGAAGAGACGTGGAGTCGCCGAGGGTGCGGCCCTCCAGGCCCAGAGTTTGGTGTGGAACAGAACCGCTCACAGTGTTCCCCAAGCAAGGGGtgcagggaagcccagagctcgGGCGTGATTTAGAGGATGGAGATTGCTCATCGAAGGACACCCCTTCCCACTGGGAGTGTGCTGGGAAGAGCGTGTGGGGAAACCATAACAAaggctatcatttattgaggtcTTCCTAGGTACGGGCGCGCGTTCCTGGTCTTTCTTTCTACCTTCACAAGAACCCCGTCAGGCAGGTAGTTCTGCCCGTTTTATCACTGGTGAGGACCTGGGGCTCAGAGGGGTGCCCACATTACTGAGCTCGAAAGCCAGAATGCAGGCTCTGGGTTTGCTGGGTATGTGTTGCCCTGAGCTGCCCTTACCGTAAAATAATTGTCCCGTATCCTGAGACTGACCCAAAGGCAGGAGACTGAGAAGAAAACGGGATGCACACCCCCAGGCA
The DNA window shown above is from Kogia breviceps isolate mKogBre1 chromosome 14, mKogBre1 haplotype 1, whole genome shotgun sequence and carries:
- the TCF15 gene encoding transcription factor 15, whose protein sequence is MAFALLRPVGAHVLYPDVRLLSEDEENRSESDASDQSFGCCEGLEAARRGPGPGGGRRAASSAGPVVVVRQRQAANARERDRTQSVNTAFTALRTLIPTEPVDRKLSKIETLRLASSYIAHLANVLLLGDAADDGQPCFRAAGTAKSAVPAAPDGGRQPRSICTFCLSNQRKGGSRRDLGGSCLKVRGVAPVRVPRR